One region of Armigeres subalbatus isolate Guangzhou_Male chromosome 3, GZ_Asu_2, whole genome shotgun sequence genomic DNA includes:
- the LOC134224281 gene encoding ATP-dependent (S)-NAD(P)H-hydrate dehydratase yields MIHKSTLSKLPIFLHFHRLSPFHRSQYQNTGRLLSPAGYRCLSQHATMSENKSPLLERARNIVPHLEAHRHKGQAGRIGVVGGSLEYTGAPYFAAISALKVGADLVHVFCPQAAAQVIKSYSPELIVHPLLDSNDATMQIEPWLERLHVLVIGPGLGRDRQILQTVSELIKICRQLQKPLIIDADGLFLITHDISLVKDYYGVILTPNAIEFCRLFGNDRDRIMQTLEKLGRGVTVIEKGLNDRIYDSLTLEKYECPQGGSGRRCGGQGDLLAGALATFYYWALESKQEISPAIVACFAASYLTKNCNTYAFKSKGRSMTCTDMIEQIHTVFDDIFEHKKE; encoded by the coding sequence ATGATTCACAAATCTACTCTGTCAAAGTTGCCGATTTTTTTGCACTTTCATCGTTTGTCGCCGTTCCACCGCTCGCAGTATCAAAACACCGGTCGTTTATTGAGCCCAGCTGGATACCGTTGCCTCTCGCAGCACGCTACAATGTCGGAGAACAAATCGCCGCTGCTGGAGCGTGCCAGAAATATTGTGCCTCATCTGGAAGCGCACCGCCACAAGGGTCAGGCTGGCCGAATCGGAGTGGTGGGTGGATCGCTGGAATACACCGGAGCGCCGTATTTTGCGGCCATCAGTGCCCTGAAAGTGGGAGCCGATCTGGTGCACGTATTCTGTCCTCAAGCGGCAGCACAGGTGATTAAATCCTACAGCCCAGAACTGATTGTCCATCCTCTACTGGATTCGAATGATGCCACTATGCAGATTGAGCCCTGGTTGGAACGGTTGCATGTGTTGGTAATTGGCCCCGGGTTAGGTCGGGATCGTCAGATACTGCAAACTGTGTCAGAACTGATAAAGATCTGCCGACAACTGCAGAAACCACTTATTATCGATGCTGACGGACTGTTCCTAATCACCCACGACATCAGCTTGGTGAAGGACTATTACGGTGTGATTTTGACTCCGAATGCCATTGAATTCTGCCGATTGTTCGGTAACGATCGGGATCGCATTATGCAAACACTGGAGAAGCTTGGTCGTGGGGTAACTGTGATCGAGAAGGGTCTAAACGATAGGATCTACGATTCGCTGACGTTGGAAAAGTACGAATGCCCTCAAGGTGGTTCGGGGCGAAGGTGCGGAGGACAGGGTGATTTACTGGCCGGAGCTCTTGCTACGTTCTACTACTGGGCGCTGGAATCTAAGCAGGAGATCAGTCCGGCAATAGTTGCGTGCTTTGCTGCTAGTTATTTAACGAAAAACTGTAATACTTATGCATTTAAGTCCAAAGGCCGCAGCATGACTTGCACAGATATGATCGAGCAAATCCACACTGTGTTCGACGATATATTTGAACATAAAAAAGAGTAG